A single region of the Paraburkholderia sp. SOS3 genome encodes:
- a CDS encoding thiolase family protein, whose translation MTTREIVISNPVRTAIGAFGGTLKDVPATDLGALVVREAVRRSGFDASRLGSVVMGNVVQAGNRMNPARQAAIAGGVPVSVPSQTVNRVCGSGAQAVVSAAHEIWLGFGEVAVAGGMENMDRAPYLLDKGRWGYRMGNAQIYDSALHDGLVDAFSSEHSGWHTEDLVTKLSITREAQDRWAARSHQRFAAAQKRGAFEAERVAVEVQGRKEAIRFTDDEQLRPDTTVETLAKLRPAFRRDGTITAGNAPGLNSGAAAMLVAERGYAEANGIEPHARLVAYGIGAVEPGMFGLGPVPAVRMAVERADWKLTDVERFEINEAFAAVPLAIIQQLGLAEDVVNVEGGAVAHGHPIGATGAILTTRLIHSMRRDGLKRGVVTLCIGGGQGIALALEMF comes from the coding sequence ATGACTACTCGAGAAATCGTGATCAGCAATCCCGTCAGAACCGCAATCGGCGCGTTTGGCGGCACGCTCAAGGACGTACCGGCCACCGACCTCGGCGCGCTCGTCGTGCGAGAAGCGGTGCGCCGCAGCGGCTTCGATGCGAGCAGGCTCGGCTCCGTCGTCATGGGTAACGTCGTGCAGGCCGGCAACAGGATGAACCCGGCGCGTCAGGCCGCGATTGCAGGCGGCGTGCCCGTGTCGGTGCCGTCGCAGACAGTGAATCGCGTATGCGGCTCGGGCGCACAGGCGGTCGTGTCGGCCGCGCACGAAATCTGGCTCGGTTTCGGCGAGGTCGCGGTGGCGGGCGGCATGGAGAACATGGACCGCGCGCCGTATCTGCTCGACAAGGGCCGCTGGGGTTATCGCATGGGTAATGCGCAGATCTACGACAGCGCATTGCACGACGGTCTCGTCGACGCGTTCTCGAGCGAGCATTCGGGCTGGCACACCGAAGATCTCGTTACGAAGCTTTCGATTACGCGTGAAGCGCAGGATCGCTGGGCCGCGCGTTCGCATCAGCGGTTCGCGGCCGCGCAAAAGCGCGGCGCGTTCGAAGCGGAACGCGTGGCAGTCGAAGTGCAGGGCCGCAAGGAAGCGATTCGCTTTACCGACGACGAGCAACTGCGTCCCGATACGACCGTCGAAACGCTGGCGAAGCTGCGCCCCGCGTTTCGCCGCGACGGCACGATCACGGCCGGCAATGCGCCGGGCCTGAATTCGGGCGCGGCGGCAATGCTGGTCGCCGAACGGGGTTACGCGGAAGCGAACGGCATCGAGCCGCATGCGCGGCTCGTCGCCTATGGCATCGGCGCAGTCGAGCCCGGCATGTTCGGCCTGGGCCCGGTGCCGGCGGTGCGTATGGCGGTTGAACGCGCGGACTGGAAGCTGACTGATGTCGAGCGCTTCGAGATCAACGAAGCGTTTGCCGCGGTGCCGCTCGCGATCATCCAGCAACTGGGTCTCGCCGAAGACGTGGTCAACGTCGAAGGCGGCGCGGTCGCGCATGGCCATCCGATCGGCGCGACAGGCGCAATTCTCACGACGCGTCTGATTCATTCGATGCGGCGCGACGGCCTCAAACGCGGCGTGGTCAC
- a CDS encoding efflux transporter outer membrane subunit: MKPILMKVLATAAVLTLAACAVQPATHADLPETVKTTAPAAWSVDAPQDNVDANRWWTRFGDPVMHDLVQSVLNDNLDVKAAVERVKQAQDDVKQRRAALLPELDATGIASHTRQILPPPLGYVDAAGAGLSASWQPDVFGGERLAVLAARAQVSGRESALNELRLALAANTAAAYINLRWAQSELQILNDNEQIRSRALKLTQDRLRYGLSTQLDVARAQNQLQDLQARIPRVQSEIQHQLSLIAVFSGRTPESVGQLVLTDARAIPMPSQGVPVTLPSEALLRRPDVQTAYARVEQRAAEVGLARSERYPKFELNLTDGLLAASWVGTPTLTDNLFSAALSATSPIFNAGRITANIDASESRMRESQLGLQQTMLNALKEIEDTRSDLVSGATQVDRLGGALDSSNKALKLSTQLYKNGASSFLDVLDAQQAYLVDAQALNEAKRTHAQAAVALYRSLGGGWNAPAADSATAANAGGAVTQTPAAASMATALAAVAAN; the protein is encoded by the coding sequence ATGAAACCGATTCTGATGAAAGTGCTGGCTACCGCAGCGGTGCTGACGCTCGCGGCCTGCGCGGTTCAACCCGCGACGCACGCCGATTTGCCGGAAACCGTGAAGACGACTGCGCCGGCCGCCTGGAGCGTCGATGCGCCGCAAGATAACGTCGATGCGAACAGGTGGTGGACGCGATTCGGCGACCCTGTCATGCATGATCTCGTGCAGTCGGTGCTTAACGATAACCTCGATGTGAAAGCGGCTGTCGAGCGCGTGAAGCAGGCGCAGGACGACGTGAAGCAACGCCGTGCAGCGTTGCTGCCGGAACTCGATGCGACGGGAATCGCGTCGCATACGCGGCAGATTCTGCCGCCCCCGCTCGGTTACGTCGATGCGGCAGGTGCAGGGCTTTCGGCAAGCTGGCAGCCAGACGTATTCGGCGGCGAACGCCTTGCCGTGCTCGCGGCCAGGGCGCAGGTCTCGGGGCGCGAATCCGCGCTGAACGAATTGCGGCTCGCGCTTGCCGCAAACACCGCGGCCGCCTATATCAATCTGCGCTGGGCGCAATCGGAACTGCAGATTCTCAACGACAACGAGCAGATCCGCAGCCGCGCGCTGAAGCTCACGCAGGACCGGCTCCGCTATGGCCTTTCGACGCAGCTCGACGTCGCGCGCGCTCAGAACCAGTTGCAGGACCTGCAGGCGCGCATTCCGCGTGTTCAGTCGGAAATTCAGCATCAGCTGAGTCTGATTGCGGTGTTTTCGGGCCGCACGCCGGAAAGCGTCGGCCAGCTCGTCCTCACTGATGCGCGTGCGATTCCGATGCCGTCGCAGGGTGTGCCCGTAACGCTGCCGTCCGAGGCATTGCTGCGCCGTCCCGATGTGCAGACCGCGTATGCAAGAGTCGAGCAGCGTGCTGCGGAGGTCGGTTTGGCGCGATCCGAGCGTTACCCGAAGTTCGAGCTTAATCTGACGGATGGGTTGCTTGCCGCATCGTGGGTCGGTACGCCGACGCTGACCGATAACCTGTTTAGTGCCGCATTGAGTGCGACGAGCCCGATATTCAACGCGGGCCGTATCACCGCGAATATCGACGCAAGCGAAAGCCGGATGCGCGAATCGCAACTCGGGCTGCAGCAGACGATGCTCAACGCGCTGAAGGAAATCGAGGATACGCGCAGCGACCTCGTTAGCGGCGCAACGCAGGTCGACCGGCTGGGCGGCGCGCTCGACTCTTCGAACAAGGCATTGAAGCTGTCGACGCAACTGTATAAGAACGGCGCCTCGAGTTTTCTCGATGTGCTCGATGCGCAGCAGGCCTACCTCGTCGACGCGCAAGCGCTGAACGAAGCGAAGCGCACGCATGCACAGGCGGCCGTCGCGCTGTACCGGTCGCTCGGCGGAGGATGGAATGCGCCGGCAGCGGACAGCGCGACGGCAGCGAATGCGGGCGGGGCGGTTACGCAAACACCGGCTGCTGCGTCGATGGCAACCGCTTTGGCGGCCGTCGCCGCTAACTGA